In Pseudomonas fluorescens NCIMB 11764, a single window of DNA contains:
- a CDS encoding HpcH/HpaI aldolase/citrate lyase family protein, giving the protein MSKRNGPAIVTALFVPGSRPERFAKALASGAGRVIVDFEDAVEEPLKQQARQNLAEFLRSHCQARVMVRINAPDHAEHTADIEFCARHPGVIGVILPKTESVDQVEALSVCAKPVWPLIETAQGLLALEQIVGGPGVERLSFGGLDLALDLGIKGTEGGATIIDHVRYQLVLQSAAAGLAAPVDTVFPDISDLDGLSHAARRARGMGFDGLLCIHPAQVAAVQQAFAPVREELAWARKVLAAAEHEGGAFRLDGQMIDAPVLRRARQVLAHERS; this is encoded by the coding sequence ATGAGCAAGCGAAATGGGCCTGCGATCGTCACCGCACTGTTCGTTCCGGGTAGTCGCCCGGAGCGTTTCGCCAAGGCGCTGGCCAGCGGAGCAGGGCGGGTTATCGTTGATTTTGAGGACGCTGTAGAAGAACCGCTCAAACAACAGGCGCGGCAGAACCTGGCGGAGTTTCTACGCAGTCATTGCCAGGCGCGGGTCATGGTACGCATTAATGCTCCTGATCATGCCGAGCATACTGCCGACATTGAATTTTGTGCCCGGCATCCGGGGGTCATCGGCGTGATTCTGCCCAAAACAGAAAGTGTGGATCAGGTCGAGGCCTTATCCGTTTGCGCAAAACCCGTGTGGCCACTGATCGAAACGGCCCAGGGACTTCTTGCGCTAGAGCAAATCGTTGGCGGCCCCGGGGTGGAACGCTTGAGTTTCGGTGGCCTGGATCTGGCCCTGGATCTGGGCATCAAAGGTACCGAAGGAGGCGCAACGATCATCGACCATGTCCGCTATCAATTGGTATTGCAAAGCGCGGCAGCAGGTTTGGCGGCACCGGTCGATACGGTTTTTCCCGACATCAGTGACCTCGATGGTTTGTCACACGCTGCGCGACGCGCCCGCGGTATGGGCTTTGATGGCTTGCTGTGTATTCATCCTGCACAGGTGGCAGCAGTCCAGCAAGCATTTGCGCCGGTTAGAGAGGAGTTGGCGTGGGCACGCAAAGTCCTGGCCGCGGCTGAACATGAAGGCGGAGCGTTTCGACTTGATGGCCAGATGATCGATGCGCCGGTACTGCGCCGTGCGCGTCAGGTGCTGGCTCATGAAAGGTCGTAA
- a CDS encoding CaiB/BaiF CoA transferase family protein encodes MSLHFDRPRPLDGITVVSLEHAIAAPFCTRQLADMGARVIKVERPNVGDFARGYDTRTNGLASHFVWCNRSKESLALDVKAEGADNVLDALLAKADVLVQNLAPGAAARMGLSFEALHEKYPQLVVCDISGYGEGGPYSDKKAYDLLIQSESGFLSVTGGAGQDEMAKAGCSIADIAAGMYAYSGVLSALLLRGRTGQGSRVDVSMLESLAEWMSFPLYYAYDGAAPPPRAGASHATIYPYGPFPAGDGGAVMLGLQNEREWSAFCDQVLLMPTLKQDERFCANVKRSANRKALRQIIIDTFADLNVTQIVERLDRAQIANANVNDMRGLWNHPQLKARKRWVDIGSPAGVLPALLPPAINSAFEPRMGAVPALGEHSEAILIELGYTSDAIAKMKQGAVI; translated from the coding sequence ATGAGTCTGCACTTTGATAGACCGCGCCCGCTGGACGGCATCACGGTCGTCAGCCTTGAACACGCGATCGCCGCACCCTTTTGCACGCGTCAGCTGGCGGATATGGGCGCGCGCGTGATCAAGGTCGAACGGCCCAATGTCGGTGATTTTGCACGCGGATATGACACGCGCACCAACGGTCTGGCATCGCACTTCGTATGGTGCAACCGCTCCAAGGAGAGCCTGGCGCTGGACGTGAAAGCGGAAGGCGCCGACAACGTTCTCGACGCGCTACTGGCTAAAGCCGATGTGTTGGTTCAGAACCTTGCGCCAGGCGCAGCGGCGCGGATGGGATTGTCTTTTGAAGCACTGCACGAAAAGTACCCGCAACTGGTCGTCTGCGATATTTCCGGGTACGGGGAGGGCGGTCCCTACTCGGACAAGAAGGCTTATGACTTGTTGATTCAGAGCGAGAGTGGATTTCTGTCGGTTACGGGCGGTGCGGGTCAGGACGAGATGGCAAAGGCCGGGTGTTCAATTGCAGACATTGCGGCGGGTATGTACGCGTACAGCGGTGTTCTGTCGGCGCTCCTGTTGCGTGGACGTACGGGGCAGGGTAGCCGCGTTGACGTCAGCATGCTTGAAAGCCTGGCCGAGTGGATGAGTTTCCCCCTCTATTACGCTTACGACGGTGCGGCACCGCCGCCACGCGCAGGCGCTTCCCACGCAACGATTTACCCCTATGGTCCGTTTCCTGCCGGTGATGGCGGGGCGGTCATGCTGGGCCTGCAAAACGAGCGTGAATGGTCGGCGTTTTGTGATCAGGTTCTGCTGATGCCGACTCTCAAACAGGACGAGCGGTTTTGCGCCAACGTCAAACGCTCGGCTAATCGCAAGGCGCTGCGACAAATCATTATCGACACCTTCGCTGATTTAAACGTAACGCAAATCGTCGAGCGGCTGGATCGTGCGCAAATTGCCAACGCCAACGTCAATGACATGCGTGGGTTGTGGAACCATCCCCAACTCAAGGCGCGCAAACGCTGGGTTGATATCGGCAGTCCGGCAGGCGTGTTGCCGGCTTTGTTGCCACCGGCGATCAATAGTGCGTTCGAACCGCGCATGGGCGCAGTCCCTGCATTGGGCGAGCACAGTGAAGCCATACTCATTGAGCTCGGGTACACCAGCGACGCAATCGCGAAGATGAAACAGGGAGCGGTTATATGA